GATTTTGTCtcttatatttgaaaattatttaccCTTAAGTTTTTTAACTCTGTCAATTAACACCAAAAATGGACGGAGGGACTAAactgttgaaaaaaataaaagtgagggatcatatcatttgattttcaaacaggaAAGACTAAAGTATGAATTATGAGAAATACAAAGGCCTTGTAGTAATTTGCACAAAAATTAATGGTCTTGCCTATTACCCTTAACACTCCATCCATTCCACACTTCAACATCTCTGTGTGACATTCCATCAAACAACTCACATGCATATGCACAATCATAACACCAGCAGAGTCACCAAACACAATCTCTGCAACAGTCAATAACTCTTAGTTGAAGGAGTGAAACGTGAATTTTACCTAGTTCTTGAAACGCTGTCGTTTGATGTCTAGGCAGGATTGAAGGCTCCAACTCGCCGGAAAAACCTGAATGATTGGGACTCAAGGCGGCGGAGAAGAAACCACCGcgtaagattttttttttctttctagtTTTCTGTTTCTATATATAATAAACTGGCATAATTTTGGAGTAGTTCAGTTGAAATTTGAGAAAAGCCTATTTTTGCGAAGAATTAGAAATTTTGCCATGTTGCATCTTGCATGGAACTGAAGGGCTTAATTGATCCACTTTGGAAATATTAAGTgtgttttaagtaatttttaacttaatttaacaaattaagttaaatttaaattgtattatCAAATACCAAATACCACTTAGTAATAATAAGGTAAAAGGTGTAAAAAGTTCTTTAAGTTATTCACAAAAAGTATATAATATAAGtacttttgttctttttttggCAACTTAGGCCCTCAGTATTtttaaacgttgcaaaataatcctttaaatttttgaaaagagcaatgagtttttttttgtagGATACTTAGTCCCtgacatttttagttatttctatgttttttttttcacacgTGGGGTTTTATTTGTACTATAAAAACTGAGGGCCTTTATGTAGTTTTCTGAACAACTTGAAGGGTCTTGTTTACCCTCTGCCTAATAACAagtgctaaaaatataaaattgagtgATAGTATAGTTATTAATACCCCTAAATATAAGTTATACTAAAGGATTAGAAGTTTTACTGTGGGCAACTTCCTAATATCTCAACAATTGCAGACTTTTTCGAACTTCTTTTCATATAACATAATCAATCAAAACTATGTATTACAAATTATCCAAGTTAACAACTAAAATCTTACGTTCAAACagtataaattttagaaaaatatgaCACACTAACTTCTGCAATCTCCCAACTTATAAGCAAGAAAAAGAATGGAGTTTTGCATACTccttttaatcaaatttttgtGTGTCTTAGCTCTTACAGTCTTGATTCATGGACAAGACCAGTCAGGTTTCGTATTCCATATCttaacatataaatttatatttatttcgttATAATTCATGCAAAATTTATAGTAAGACATCTCTGTATCTGTTTCTGTATCAGGGTTCATTAGCCTTGATTGCGGGTTACCAGAAAAAAACAGCTATATAGAAGAAACAACAGGCTTAAATTATATCTCGGATGCATCATTCGTCGAAACAGGCGTTAGTAAGAGTGTTTCGTCGGAAATTCCGGTCTTTTATCAGCCGTTACAGTATCTTAGAAGCTTTCCTGAAGGTGTCAGAAATTGTTTTAGTGTGGAACTTGTCAAAGACGTAAAGTATTTGATCAGAGCTGATTTCGTGTATGGAAATTACGATGGTTTGAATAAGCTACCGGCATTTGATTTGTATTTGGGACCAAATAAGTGGGATACAGTGAAAATCACCAACTCATCGGTACTTCACACGAAAGAAATAATACATGTTCCTAAATTGAACCACGTAAGTGTTTGTCTGGTAAAAATTGGACCCTGGACACCTTTCATATCAGCATTAGAGATAAGGCCTTTGTACAATGGGGCGTACATGACGGTTTCTGGAGCTCTGTCACTCTATCAGCGGTTGGATATCGGTTCATTATCCGATAAAGTTATCAGGTGAGTTCCTTTGCAGTCTGCAACTGTAAACTTTAACATTCTAGCTTTTTTTGGTGTTTTAACAAGGTGATATCTCAGGTTCCCTGATGATGAGTATGACCGTATCTGGCTTCCACATTATTACGAGAACTGGACGATTATAAATACTATAGAGACCATTAATACAGGTCTTGATATCGAGTTCCAGCTACCATCGACAGTCATGAGTACTGCTGCCATACCTGCAAACGAGAGTGAACCCTTGCAATTCTTTTTAGAATCTCAGGGTGATAGCTAccaattttatatatacatgcaCTTTGCTGAAATTGTAAAGCTTGAAGCTAACCAGTCCCGCCATTTCAACATTTCTCTGGACGGAAAAATCTGGTACGGACCTGTTATACCTCAATACTTGTCTGCATTCACTGTATATAGTGATTCTCCCCTGACTCGAGGAAAATACTCCTTCTCGCTCTTTAAAACCGAAGATTCAAACCTGCCACCTCTCCTCAACGCGATGGAAATTTATGTTGTTGTTAACCTCTCACAACTGGAAACAGATGAAAATGATGGTACGTATCCTTAATTTTGTTTATGAAACTCTAATGCATTATCCTAGCAGTAAGAATTATTACCAGAAATACAAAACTTGTGTTCTATCTTAGTTGATGCTATCATGAAAATCAagtcaatatataaaataaagcgAAACTGGCAAGGAGATCCATGTGCTCCGAAGGAATATGCATGGCAAGGTCTTAATTGCACCTACAATCGCACTGATTCACCAGCAATCACATCTTTGTAAGTTAAACATATCATCTTTTCTTTTAACATTTTGCTCCTTATCACTATTACTAATTACAAAGACTCAATTAGGGACTTGTCCTCGAGTGAATTGACAGGGGAGATACCTTCTGATATATTAGATTTGAAAGCGCTAGCAACTCTGTAAGTATTCTAATTGCATATGAATTGTTGGATTGGAAAAACATATATTCGAAATGAATTTAgtctcattttaaattattataccATCCAGGGATTTATCAAACAACAGTTTCAGTGGACCTGTACCAGATTTTCTTTCTAAATTGCCCTTGAAATCGCTGTAAGTAACTTGCTACGGAACAGACATATTACTTTATTTCTGTTCTGATATGTCCTTTTTTTCATGTTCTTGCTATTCTGTGCATGAACTTGATTTTGTTTCCCTGTTTTGTtctgttatgtttttttttattcgttGGTTTTGGCTTCCTATATATGCAGGAACTTGGCAGGAAACAATCTGACAGGTACAATTCCAGCAGACCTCTGGGATAAATCGCAACGAGGTTTACTGTTGCTAAAGTACGGTTTAAAAGAACTCAATCCAGTCTTAAGTGTTATACAGGCTGAAAAATTCCAATTCTTATAATTTGCTTTCTTTTCAAAAAACACAGTATCAGCGGAAATCCAGAGCTCTGTAAATCCGATTCCtgcaataaaaataagaaaaagaagaatgttATAGTTCCAGCTGCAGCCTCCATTGCTGGACTTGTAATCATTGTAGCTGGATTGGCAATGAGTTTATGCTGGCGTAAAAGTAAAAagcagcaagtaatatgtaagTTCATGTAATAATTATTAAACCAGGCATATAATAATACTATagagatttttttattatctaattgaatttggataaaatttgtAGTAGCTGGGCCAGGGAAAATGGAAGCCGAAACCAAAAGAGAACCACTGGAATTGAAAAAGAGACGATTTACATACTCGGAGGTCCGTCAGATTACCAATAATTTTCAGAGGATTCTTGGTAGAGGAGGATTTGGAACAGTATACCATGGTTACTTGGATGATCATGAAGTCGCGGTGAAGATGCTCTCGTCATCCTCTATTCAAGGGTGTAAGGAGTTCCAGGCAGAGGTATGTATCATCTACGCGAACATGAATTCCGGAAGGCTAAACTTAATAAGCATCTCTTATTAAGTCGATTTCGTTAATAAGATGTATAATTTCACTTCTTGATAGGTTAAACTTCTTTTGAGAGTTCACCATAAAAACCTGTTGTCCCTTGTTGGATACTGCGATGAACGCAATGGCATGGCGCTTATTTACGAGTACATGGCTAATGGAAATCTAAAAGATTATCTATCAGGTTTGACTCTAGCTGATTGACGTGTTTCTATCTGAATATTCAGTACAATCATAGTAGTTATGATTCGGTTTCTTTCCCTGTAAATAATATAGACAAGTTTTTCATTTGAATTGAAATGAAATAATCCGATAAGCTTTGTTTCCTGTTCAAACAGATGGCAATGCAAAAATTCTGAGTTGGGAGTGGAGACTCCAGATAGCCCTCGAGGCAGCACAAGGTTGTCATGTCTACAATTTCACTTAACATTATTCGTCTACTTAGTCATCTTCTTTTGCtctctcttattttttttagttggcCCTTAGTGAAGTTTGAACTCTAGAGTCCGGACATATGTTGCACAGAAACAAAAACGttgaaacgaaaaaatattgaaacataaaatttgCAAATAAGAATAGGTTATTAATATTAAGTTTTGAAGCGTTTTAACAGAACACCAAAATGTAGGACTCGACAAGTTTCTCTGCAATATAGCTAGGTAAAAACCTTAGTGACAACTCTAGTACCAACTGAGCTACATATAATCGGTACTTAACTTAATCTTCTTTATGGAAATACAACCAAAGTGATTTATATAGCGTTTGAATGGTAGGATTGGAGTATCTTCATAATGGTTGCAAGCCACCAATTATACACAGAGATGTGAAGAGCTCAAACATTTTATTGAACAATAAATTCCAAGCGAAACTGGCTGATTTTGGCCTGTCGAGAACTTCTCCAGTCGAAGGTGGCTCACAAGTGTCAACCACAATTGCTGGCACCGCTGGCTACCTTGATCCCGAGTAAGTATCAGAATCTTACTATCAATAAATCAAATGATTCTCATCAACACACTTTTTTTCAGTGCTAGTGctgttaaataaattaattccaCGATTGGGTTTTGCAGGTACTATTTGACCAATTGGTTAACAGAAAAAAGCGACGTGTTCAGCTTCGGAGTTGTTCTGTTAGAGATAATCACAAGCCAACCAGTAATCTCCAGAACTCGAGACCAGGTTCATCTAAGTAAATGGGTTAGTTCCATGGTCGAAAATGGATACGTTGAAGGTATCGTCGATCTACGATTAGGTGACCATTTCGACGTTAATTCTCTATGGAAAGTGGTTGAGCTCGCGCTGGCTTGTGTTTCAGCAACTTCTGCAGAAAGGCCAAGTATGAATCAAGTAGTGGTGGAATTGAATGAATGTTTAGCAACAGAGTTGGCAAAATCAGGGGATGGAAATAGCTATGGATCCAAAAATTCTATTGAATTGATGGCTGTAAATGTGCATACTGAACTAACTCCACTTGCAAGATAGTATTTTCATTGTTTTGCTTGCAAAATATTAAGGCAACGATTAGGCTAGAGAAGccaaattaccattttagtatttttactAGTAAAATGGTGTATATCAATCAATCCTTAAATGGTTCActtttttttaggtaaattgtGATAAATTCAACAGTTCAAGTTCAACTATGAATTTTCTAGTTTTATTTGACTGCTTCGACCATTTAGCAAATCTATCAGCAAGAAAGATTTTTTAGAACTTGGTAGTTTTTCTTTGGGGAAATTTACAAAAATGTCCTAAATTTGTTCAAAGTTAATGTTTTGTTTGCctaatgataaattaaatctTAGGGCCTACTTTTCATCCAAAGGGATGAGATTTTTCTTCTATGATGGTGGGAGACCACCCTCGTAACATATGCGATTTTACTCCTTTGATGCGGGTTgttacaattttatttaaattttttaatttttgtaaaatagcTAGTTTCAACATTTCGTTgcaattttagctattttttcaatcaatttaattttctcTACTTTCTAACTCAATGCAATACATATTAGCtttgtttgagtttttttttgtattttcagcttcaaatttatttattttgcttcAATCATGGAAAATGTTAgagaatttataattagattttaatcttatttttttatttttttaatattagaagttaaattttaaaaaatgagttttGCTAATTACggagttaatttataaattaaagtaaaaattagAACAATTAAATTGGTTGGAAttgtttttggctaaaattgcaatcaaatgttaatttttattgcaaaaattaaacgttttggttaaaattgcaaCAACccttaaaagtttggatttattttattattaagcatttatttaactttttacaCTTCATGTATTCACTTTATTCCTAAGAAAGTTCACTTTGTACGCTCTATATTAAAGACTATAAGATGTATCTTTGAGCTATACGCAATTGTGTAAGTAAACTTAGAAgcgtaaaaagtaaaaaaaggattgttgttttttaaataaagataatttttttgggttttaagtgtattttaaaaatgagcaaattactatgacacctctcatatttgacataattcacagtttaatccctcttatttgaaaattgaactatatagcccctcacttttatttttgtcaacgatttagtccttccgcccattttggatgttagtcaacgaagtcaacaAAATTATATGGTCCCCCATTTTTGGTTTTCTCAATGATTTCACCCAtcacttttgtttttatcaACGAATTAGTCTTTcagttttgataattaatttatccatAAGTCctttgacttcgttgactaacactaaaaatggacAGAGGGACTAAAGTGTTGACAGAAGCAAAAGTGAGGGGccatataatttagtttttaaggGATTAAAGtgtaatatatcaaatatggggagctttatagtatttttttctttaaaaattaagggagtttttttagataattataTGGTTTATTTTTTTGAGGTACAAGAAAGTTTTAGCGTTTCACTGTCCTTTGGAGATATTGATATCTGAATAATTTCCTATTCTGGTTGagaacaaaaaataacaaatatggCCTCTAATTGAGAACAGAATGCTTTAAACAATATCCTCAATTTGCTGAATCTTTTGATTGAACcagttttaaaaaccgaaccagtAAGACCACTGATCatcggttcaaccggttcagtGACCGGTTCACtcggtttaataaattttaaaaaaattaataaaaatctaattttctgtttttttatcgGTTCAACCTCTAGTTTATCAGTTCAATCCCTGGTTTTATATGAGCTTGATCCGAAGTGACCAGGCCCGGGCGACTGTTTACCAAAAACACAGGTCTCCGCAAAGTTGTAAGACCATGTATGGGGGCTGACGCCTGCCCAGTGCCAGAAGGTCAAGGAAGTTGGTGACCTGATGACAGGGGAGCCGGCGACCGAAGCCCCGGTGAACGGCGGCCGTAACTATAACGGTCCTAAGGTAGCGAAATTCCTTGTCGGGTAAGttcttattataaataaattttctagCATTTGACTCCGTACCAATGAAGGATTCAATTGTACATTTGAAAGATAGCCCAAAAAGTTGAGAGAATGCGTAGGTAATGAATTTAGATAGATCTTTTCTGGTTGAAACCACGCATAAAAATGAGATTGACATAAATTGACAAAGTAATATTTCCATTTTTTCATCAGAAAAGGCCTATCTTTTGCAGCCAAAATGGATTTTCCTCGATATCTAGCATAATGCATGAAAGGATCCTTGAACAACCATAGAATTGCCTGAAAACCATTAGCAAAGACTTCCACAAAATGTTCTATTTTTCCATAGAAAGAAATTCGTTCAAGAAGTGTTCGATAAAATGTTGCTCGTAAATAAAAAGATTGGTTACGGATAAAATACGAAAACTTACTTCACATTTGCAATTACATAGAAAAGACTATTTATCTCAGAGAGGTTTGCGAAAAATTCTAGGAAAACGGCAACGACTGCTGTCGCTCACGTCTTTTAGCTGGAAATTTTTCCATATTCCATAAAGGAGCTGAATGAAACCAAAGTTTCATGTTCGGTTTTGAATTAGAGACGTTAAAATTGATGATGACTCAACGTCGACTATAACCCCTAGCCTTCCAAGCTAACGATGCGGGTTCGATTCCCGTAAACCACGATTGAATTTATGGAAGCATTGGTTTATACATTCCTTTTAGTCTCAACTTTAGGAATCATTTTTTTCGCTATCTTTTTTCGAGAACCACCTAAAGTTCCaacgaaaaatataaaatgatttttcgTTATCTTAGTTGAAGTAAAGAGCCTCCCATATGGGGGGCTCTTTACTTCAACTAGTCCCCGTGTTCCTCGAAATGATCTCTTAGTTGTTGAGAGGGTTGCCCAAAAGCAGTATATAAGGCATACCCAGTAAAACTTACAAGTAAACCAGATATAAAGATGGCGACTAAGGTTGCTGTTTccattattatataattgaatttCAAGACCACAATGGATCTAtgataaaatcatttatttacaACGGAATGGTATACAAAGTCAACAGATCTcaattaatacaaataaataggATTTATGGCTACACATAAAGTCCAATTAGATCTATGCTTTGGAGGTActcaaattaatattatatcaattAGAATAATTTATGGTTGGCTTGTTtggaccaaaaaaaataaagtatccAGGCTCCGTTTAGAAGAACCCAATTGGTAATATATCTATTACAATTTTTACTTGTATCATATTCTATTTATGAAGTAAGAATAATTTCAAACTGCCAATCATActcaatcaaataataataatgaatatgCCAAATATTTGACAGAAGATGTGAAatgaattaaatataaaaaaaaaagttgtaacAAAAAGACGCGGTATTGCGGCATTTGCTCTATATGTGCAAATAAAAATCGGGCAAATCCTTACTTGGAGTAGAGCAAAAACCTAAAAGAATTAAAGAAACCCATTCAGGAACAAGAGAATGTTATCGTGATTTGAACCGAATCTCGATGAAAAAATAGATCAATGAGAAGTTTGTTtaataagtttaataatttttttataggtaAACGTGTTAAAACTCATCTGGAAGAAAACCCCTTTCGTTAGAAAAAAagaattaagttaaaaaaacttactataaaaaaaaagggAGGGTTG
This window of the Mercurialis annua linkage group LG5, ddMerAnnu1.2, whole genome shotgun sequence genome carries:
- the LOC126680692 gene encoding LRR receptor-like serine/threonine-protein kinase IOS1; translated protein: MVVFGMLIVKFVCVLALTLLVHGQDQSAFISLDCGLPANSTYIDETTTLKYISDESFIETGVIKPIATEFLSSFNQQQRKLRSFPQGIRNCYKLELVKNNKYLIRATFLYGNYDGLNKLPAFDLYIGPNKWVNVQIINETIYPIKEIIHVSKFNYVHVCLVRTGSWTPFISTLEVRPLHNSTYVSQSGSLSLFNRADVGSLTNRLVRYPDDPFDRYWLPFHFDRGTSINTTETIKSGTNFFRPPSSIMQTATIPTNASEKITLNIDTQDNTFQFYLFAHFSELIKLEANQSRQFNISVNGKVLVGPIIPAYLYSLTAYSISAIPGGKFEFDFLKVGSSTLPPLLNAIELYSVVELSQSETNQDDVNAITQIKLNYKITRNWQGDPCSPPDYKWEGLDCKYSDTHSPVITSLDLSMSGLTGELNPQISNLKSLETLDLSNNSLTGPVPDFLSQLPLKSLNLAGNNLSGIIPANLLNKWKSGILSLSISENPQLCEVNLCNLNQKNSKKKTNIVVPVVASVAALLVAGAGLTILLWRLKKRKQQVSENVKDQISGEPLEMKRRHVAYAQVQQITNNFQRIIGKGGFGTVYYGQMDDTEVAVKMLSSSSAQGYKEFLAEVKLLLRVHHKNLTSLVGYCNEGNKLALIYEYMAKGNLGEHLSEDNTNILSWKSRLQIALEAAQGLEYLHNGCKPPIVHRDVKTSNILLNSNFQAKLADFGLSRIFPAEGGSYVSTIVAGTPGYLDPEYYVNNWLTEKSDVFSFGVVLLEIITSKTVISKTRVHLSQWVSSMVENGDVQSVVDQRLRGDFEINSMWKVVELAMACLSTTGAERPTMSQVVIELKECLATEMARQGNNSSFSMNSVELMTADLYSEFTPMARARKRMEFCILLLIKFLCVLALTVLIHGQDQSGFISLDCGLPEKNSYIEETTGLNYISDASFVETGVSKSVSSEIPVFYQPLQYLRSFPEGVRNCFSVELVKDVKYLIRADFVYGNYDGLNKLPAFDLYLGPNKWDTVKITNSSVLHTKEIIHVPKLNHVSVCLVKIGPWTPFISALEIRPLYNGAYMTVSGALSLYQRLDIGSLSDKVIRFPDDEYDRIWLPHYYENWTIINTIETINTGLDIEFQLPSTVMSTAAIPANESEPLQFFLESQGDSYQFYIYMHFAEIVKLEANQSRHFNISLDGKIWYGPVIPQYLSAFTVYSDSPLTRGKYSFSLFKTEDSNLPPLLNAMEIYVVVNLSQLETDENDVDAIMKIKSIYKIKRNWQGDPCAPKEYAWQGLNCTYNRTDSPAITSLDLSSSELTGEIPSDILDLKALATLDLSNNSFSGPVPDFLSKLPLKSLNLAGNNLTGTIPADLWDKSQRGLLLLNISGNPELCKSDSCNKNKKKKNVIVPAAASIAGLVIIVAGLAMSLCWRKSKKQQVILAGPGKMEAETKREPLELKKRRFTYSEVRQITNNFQRILGRGGFGTVYHGYLDDHEVAVKMLSSSSIQGCKEFQAEVKLLLRVHHKNLLSLVGYCDERNGMALIYEYMANGNLKDYLSDGNAKILSWEWRLQIALEAAQGLEYLHNGCKPPIIHRDVKSSNILLNNKFQAKLADFGLSRTSPVEGGSQVSTTIAGTAGYLDPEYYLTNWLTEKSDVFSFGVVLLEIITSQPVISRTRDQVHLSKWVSSMVENGYVEGIVDLRLGDHFDVNSLWKVVELALACVSATSAERPSMNQVVVELNECLATELAKSGDGNSYGSKNSIELMAVNVHTELTPLAR